One Microlunatus soli genomic window carries:
- the nrfD gene encoding NrfD/PsrC family molybdoenzyme membrane anchor subunit produces the protein MSTSEYDSLRPPDLGRRGGKRRRRRAGRTGAGQGGDGTREMPMVPEPEFTSYYGRPVVKPAPWGPEIAGYLFFGGLSAGSALLGLGARLTRRPKLRRNARLSAMGAAGAGLGLVVADLGRPERFLNLLRTVKVTSPMNLGAWIFSAFTTGVAVTTASEVDRLTGERLPLGPLRRLLHGLEDPAAMGSALLAPPLAVYTAVLLSDTSTPTWNAAREDLPFVFAASGSMAAGGLAMLTTPVGEAGPARGLAVIGAAGDLAATTVMERRMDPIAAEPLHQGRAGTMLAVSKALTAVGGLGALVGGRNRGIAAGSGLALVAASALTRLGVLEAGIASAKDPRYTVEPQKNRLAKRRADGTTDDSITTVD, from the coding sequence ATGAGCACCTCGGAATACGACAGCCTGCGGCCGCCCGACCTCGGGCGACGCGGCGGCAAGCGCCGGCGCCGACGCGCGGGCCGAACGGGTGCGGGTCAGGGTGGCGACGGAACGCGTGAGATGCCGATGGTGCCCGAGCCGGAGTTCACGTCGTACTACGGCCGACCGGTGGTCAAGCCCGCGCCATGGGGACCGGAGATCGCCGGATATCTGTTCTTCGGCGGTCTCTCGGCAGGATCGGCGCTGCTCGGGTTGGGTGCCCGGCTGACCCGGCGGCCGAAGCTGCGCCGCAACGCCCGGCTGTCGGCGATGGGAGCGGCCGGCGCCGGGCTCGGACTGGTTGTTGCCGACCTCGGGCGGCCCGAGCGCTTCCTCAACCTGCTCCGTACGGTGAAGGTCACCTCGCCGATGAATCTCGGCGCCTGGATCTTCAGCGCGTTCACCACCGGTGTCGCCGTCACCACCGCCTCCGAGGTGGACCGGCTGACCGGTGAACGACTCCCCCTCGGCCCTCTGCGCCGGTTGCTGCACGGCTTGGAGGACCCGGCCGCGATGGGCAGTGCGCTGCTCGCGCCGCCGCTGGCGGTCTACACCGCGGTGTTGCTGTCCGACACCTCGACACCGACCTGGAATGCCGCCCGAGAGGACCTGCCCTTCGTGTTCGCCGCATCCGGCAGCATGGCCGCCGGCGGGTTGGCCATGCTCACCACGCCGGTCGGCGAGGCCGGCCCGGCCCGGGGTCTGGCCGTGATCGGCGCCGCCGGCGACCTGGCGGCCACAACGGTGATGGAACGCCGGATGGATCCGATCGCCGCCGAACCACTGCATCAGGGGCGGGCCGGAACGATGCTCGCCGTGAGCAAGGCACTGACCGCCGTCGGCGGTCTGGGCGCCCTGGTCGGCGGCCGCAACCGCGGTATCGCCGCCGGTTCAGGACTCGCGCTCGTCGCCGCCTCCGCGCTGACCCGACTCGGCGTCCTGGAGGCCGGAATCGCGTCGGCGAAGGATCCGCGCTACACCGTGGAGCCGCAGAAGAACCGGCTCGCGAAACGCCGCGCCGACGGAACCACCGACGACTCGATCACGACGGTCGATTAG